In the genome of Primulina eburnea isolate SZY01 chromosome 13, ASM2296580v1, whole genome shotgun sequence, the window GAACTGTGCCAAATAATCATCTTCTGAGATTTGTATTGACGTTTCTTCTTCTATCTCTCTGAAAATTGGTATATTGCATTGATTCATGTCGAGAGATATTTGTGGGAGATCAAAAGCACCAATGTGTTTTCCCATGCTttccaaaattatttttatacttTGAAGTGTTTTTGAGACTATTAACTCTTTGTTTTGACTAAACTCTTTTTGGTAATCCTCAGACATTGCTTCTAAGTATGAATCCCATAACAATCTCACGTTAACTGGTCCACAATACACTAAAAGTGTTGCAAATAATCTCCGCAAAGCATGTGGCATTTGGAAGGTAACAGCTTCATTCAAACATTCAAGAGTACTTTGGTCAGATTCAAGTAATCCCCTTTTTTGTGCTGATTCTTTGAAAGTAACACAATTATTTCCATTAACTATTAGCAAATCATCAAAAGAAGTGGGTCCTCTTACATGATTTAGTAGAAGTCTCAAATAGTACATTTCTCCTTCGTTGGGATTTGCTGCATTTACGCGACCAATAACTTTTCTTTTCTTCCTTTCGTACCAGCATTTACTTTGGTTATCCCAAACATAATATTCAGGAAACTCTGTATAGAACAATGTTACTGCCTTTGTGCTAACTGAGCAAGTATGGAAAAATTCAGTTAACATTGTTTTCGAGTTGTAATCTTGCCGCAAAACATAATCCAAACTTTGATTTTTCCAAAACGTCACACAATATTTTTTTGGCAAATGTAGTGCTAAATTAATAACAGCCGGAGACATTTCATTTAAGTCAAACTCAAAAATTCTCCACAATGCTTCTTGTGCGGATACCCATCTTGCATCTTGGAAATTTCTTATTTCACCTATAGTACCGGGTTCATTTCCTGACGCAATGTGTACGGCAATTTTGTCATGACCTTTGTAAATATACttataaagatatttaattacagTCAAGCCTGAACAAATTTCAACATTTATGTGGCAATCATATCTCAAAAGAAGGTAAGGATTGTAGGGAACCACCcattgattatttaatttagctCTTCTTATATCTACTGTCCGGCCATCGTTTCTTCTTCGGTAAATAGCATAGCCATCTTCACCTTGAACGGTTTTTTCGCAAAACTTTCGTGGATAATGACTCTTACATTGTCCGGCAATCATGCAAGAGTTTGTTCTATTCAAATATCCACAAGGTCCATGCATCATATGCTGCGTTACAAGGTCAAATAACCTTGGATTTTTATCTTTGTTAGGTAATTCAGCCGAAACATAATCATCGAATTGATCAGCACTGTTTATCTTATATGATTTCTTCAAGATTATCAACATGTGGATATAGGGCAAACCTCTTTTTTGGAATTCAACTACGTAAACATAAGCAGCAACCATTCCAAACATTGCTTTATGAATTATTTCTTTTTCAAGTCTTGGACCTTTGATCGAAAAACTCTAGCTGTCAAATCGGGCCGATCTTGAGGTTGTTGACTGCCCATTAAGTTATCTGTAATTTCTTTCCACTTTGGATTACAAGTCATTGTTATAAAGAGATCCGGTTTTCCAAACCTTCTTACCAATGCCATTGCATCTAAATATCTTTTTCGCATGTCTCTTGGACCTCCAATGAACGATGCAGGAAGAACAATTCTCTTTCCAATTTCACTTCCTCTTGTTTCTCCACAATTGACACTATCCACAATGCCTTGATAATACTCAGATCTCAATTCAGCTTGATTGTTTCTGCAATAATCCAAGCGTGTTGTTTCAAGTTTGATGTACATATCAACTGCATATTGTTGCAACAATCTTCTCGCATATAAAAGAACGGATGGATTCTGATttcttatctgaaatttgtaacaATAGTACTCTCGGCAAGAAACCATCCTGTTGTTATTGCTTCTAACAGCTGTAAAGATAATAAACATGCTTTTAAAAATCTGTGTATAAGAAATATATGAGCATGGAACAATATCAAATTTAGAAAACCacaattaaaattcaaatacaTAGTTGAACTAAGATTcccttcaaataatttttaagtAACTCAATAGTGACCGTAAAATTTCTTCAATAAACATCTAAAACAAATACAATGAAATTTTTTGTATGGGAAATATGAGAAAAATACCTCTCTGTTCCGTTTCAATAATAGATTCCACGGAGGAAAAATTTGTTGGATTCACAATTTCATGATGTGACTGGAGAACAATACTTGCATCCTTAAATTTCGGAATGTTCTGGTGCCATCCATTTTCTCCATTTGGAAAAAGAAGTGGATATTGCAGGGGATCATAGCAACCAAAATAATGCTTTATTATGTGTTTATGTCCATCAGTCCCATGAAGTATTATGTCCCTATCATATGGAATGTCAGGATTATTTCCCTCTACCCAAATAGCAGCAACTTGATCAGCTGTAGGATGGTTGTAGCAACGCTGATCTACTCCAGCATTCTTGCATATTTGAAGTGTTACGTCTTTAATAGAAGGAAAATCATTTATTCGTTGCAATAATTCTGCGTATGGATTTTTTTTCATTACATCGATCAATAGCTTCATAGTATCTTCACAAATATCACCATTGTCGAATACACCCATCCTATTAGTCAATTCGTTGCAGCTATCCCAAAAATACAGTTGGAAATGAGATGGTTTTCCTTCACGAGGACTTAAAGGTGGGAGTGTATGGAATACTTGTCCTAAAAATCTAAATGTGTAGTTTCCACGTCTCGAAGAAGCAAGATTAGTATCCATTTTAACTCCAAAAGACGTGAATGAAAATATACTGTTATATACTCTGATTCTTTTGCGAAAATCCTCTGATTTTTGAGATTGTGCGTCGGTAAATAGTAAAAATAATTCATGTGGAATTGTAGTGGCTGCTAATCTGATTTTTCCATTATCACAGCAGAACGTGGGGCtctcaaattcaaattttttagcCCCGCAGTGATGACACAAGAGCATTGAATTTATTTCACGTAATCCTATTGTTCCTACATGTCATGGGCAAgggaaaaatataattatatgatAATTCCATAAAACATAagaatgtataaataaatttggtAGTGGATTCATCAGGGCATGAATGATAAACAATTATTTCTTGTACCTTGATGTTTAATAGCTGCGAGTAACGTGACATTAtctttctcttttctttttttttttgggctcTAATGCATTCTCTGAATGTTTGTCCACCGACTTGTCTTTGTCTGAAGCATTTTCTGGAAATAAGTCTTTAAATATTATAGTCAGCTGCATGAATTTAAAAAACGATGTAACGGGAAAATTTACTACATGTTATACGTATCATAAAAAAATACCTTGAGACACTTGTTTTTTTTGCACGTCATCGGCAAGCATAGAGCTATTATCATCATATAATACCCtattcatataataaataaaggaaaataaattttatggTAGATATATATTATAGTATAATTAATAGTCGAAATTAAGAGGTAGAAGATAGATTTTCGTCTCATTTCAAACTTGCACATCGAAAATGGAACGACATTGAAATCTAATTACGAGCGTAATTTTTTTTCCCTTAAATAATTTTGACAAGATAAAGTACAATTTAACGATATAACAATTTATCACAATGGGGAAAACAATGATGAAATGAAGTTTGGAATACCTGCTTGACTTGTAACCTCTTTCTTTCCTTTTCTTTCTTGGTTCAGAAGTGTTCTCAGTCCTTATTATGCCTTTTGCGGCACTTGTTGCACATGGATTTAATATTAATACAGTTGACGATATCAAGTATAAAACACGAGGatactaatatttttatgcaaTCGGTGAGGCTCATAATAGcatataaagaaaaaaattataccTTGGTAGTTTATTTCTGATGGCATATTAGCGATAGATTTAGAGCTATTACTTTCGAATAACAACCTgttgataaaaataaaaataattttggaaT includes:
- the LOC140810200 gene encoding uncharacterized protein, whose translation is MFGMVAAYVYVVEFQKRGLPYIHMLIILKKSYKINSADQFDDYVSAELPNKDKNPRLFDLVTQHMMHGPCGYLNRTNSCMIAGQCKSHYPRKFCEKTVQGEDGYAIYRRRNDGRTVDIRRAKLNNQWVVPYNPYLLLRYDCHINVEICSGLTVIKYLYKYIYKGHDKIAVHIASGNEPGTIGEIRNFQDARWVSAQEALWRIFEFDLNEMSPAVINLALHLPKKYCVTFWKNQSLDYVLRQDYNSKTMLTEFFHTCSVSTKAVTLFYTEFPEYYVWDNQSKCWYERKKRKVIGRVNAANPNEGEMYYLRLLLNHVRGPTSFDDLLIVNGNNCVTFKESAQKRGLLESDQSTLECLNEAVTFQMPHALRRLFATLLVYCGPVNVRLLWDSYLEAMSEDYQKEFSQNKELIVSKTLQSIKIILESMGKHIGAFDLPQISLDMNQCNIPIFREIEEETSIQISEDDYLAQFKLNSGQHEAFRKILESVNKGNGGLFFVNGPGGTGKTFLYRALLAEVRKNKMIALATATSGVAASILPGGRTAHSRFKIPIDLHEESYCTIAKQSALAELLRRTHLIIWDEAPMAKKTAIEAVDRSLQDITGIDKHLGGKVVVLGGDFMQVLPVLPKATIQETINASLVKSYLFSEMTQLTLSVNMRAKTDPIFCEFLLRIGNGTEATDNEGNVKILDEMLIKFDDDDEEASEKKLIDEIFPELEKNCHSATYITNRAILASKNEYVDHLNEKIIQMFPGESRVFTSFDEAMDDSHNFYPQEFLNSLTPNGMPPHRLVLKINCTVMLLQNLDPSDGLCNGTRMVCRSFENNVIYAKITIGQHTGKQVFIPRIPLSPTENEGYHFQFRRKQFPIRLCFAMTINKAQGQTIPNVGVYLPHPIFSHGQLYVALSRGTSRETTKVLIRPDAIRDTDDTRTKNVVYKEILDRNL
- the LOC140810341 gene encoding uncharacterized protein, with the translated sequence MDTNLASSRRGNYTFRFLGQVFHTLPPLSPREGKPSHFQLYFWDSCNELTNRMGVFDNGDICEDTMKLLIDVMKKNPYAELLQRINDFPSIKDVTLQICKNAGVDQRCYNHPTADQVAAIWVEGNNPDIPYDRDIILHGTDGHKHIIKHYFGCYDPLQYPLLFPNGENGWHQNIPKFKDASIVLQSHHEIVNPTNFSSVESIIETEQRAVRSNNNRMVSCREYYCYKFQIRNQNPSVLLYARRLLQQYAVDMYIKLETTRLDYCRNNQAELRSEYYQGIVDSVNCGETRGSEIGKRIVLPASFIGGPRDMRKRYLDAMALVRRFGKPDLFITMTCNPKWKEITDNLMGSQQPQDRPDLTARVFRSKVQDLKKK